A stretch of the Melanotaenia boesemani isolate fMelBoe1 chromosome 24, fMelBoe1.pri, whole genome shotgun sequence genome encodes the following:
- the LOC121635451 gene encoding microtubule-associated protein 2-like isoform X4, producing the protein MADGRQPEEHWASNGQENSENGYSAYSSAYRENGYHGGAAAHPGTTVDDSANLPPSPPPSPSAEQSGPVAQEDKLGVVSQSQDEEEAREEPSTYQEEVAYEQPGEMLLEKTDYLREPQAMGFQEAQTPEVLNGGSHQGEHSPSKKAHPEESISMATCESAMKEDEHHVTLLHVAAGKAEPEKEELARNEPPLPVVTEKNPLDTSTSQQANEEKKDEIVMLLESNIKEHEELLQKRDPSNVKAEDVAGIPSESGGPLNESKQKVELVEAISEEDENSGIQKVDQRQETVTLIPEPGTSVKATSDTLEEPDSGSKTYFETSSKSHEEVSPQSYYELSTTEEKTLSGENPIAHEQRLEEQDKKVRTSPCKKTSEQISLSVSTAVGSSAGQVVIGDESGTFSKSLCLASESFESEVSPSTSSVESQTACCPPAVSISPTSTASSKEIPTSTEAPSDMQTSSLKQSGSLSDMLDLAGVLPQPSQERRELDYMRRKSVPANVSSLVGSSLARLALADETSRGEHQLEKLGYCVFSEYSAPMPSPADVPSPGDSPNQHFPSAEAKEEVNLGVIMEGEQAQKQEEDHKEITPEISQKTTLEKKGSPVKTSLILEKAVTSGIKPDRLRIPKTTSKDRLNEFRLETGLPGDLKIQAIPEVDVEKDPSREASPIPPDTSFTFTPTETENKAPLTPTTMSPADVPSETEVNTEDLKKDSKSERIDAKLELEKDKTQSEHKDPEEEGNQPDMTTHSASSHPLPENKENKYDEIIKSEKTAKLEGTEKQETSNAADHLSTTKPFNKKDTQIQLQELTLAESSTKPQKSSPIIIIPQAHIEEEAEEEDDVEIEIAEEPQEMMEAAEESLCPKTNQPEKGEIREEPKNEPVRLMVGDEMLEDDPKSGAEEWSHSAINSDDGEPATDSSHLSPCSDHDLPHQTEEGGEDKDLEVFKKEEERMIAEDEESKKDQTMEKEVKKVGSGIIVEEQDKKMMEEDDERLEKDVEIGQEATDEAANDETTMAVSILDTDSGWMDSQDDDKSIMTEQIEALPQTQSSTSTPVVVDRPTKRGPGRGRTRPSPTDCKVSRKTPIHHPTREEIKKKKVGLRRVDQNKVSALQSRSPSRKSGAKVAARHPRPALLHGSARRKATGMEHHQPLSVAPQSRERPTERTYRSPEKRSSLPRPAKSLTRHIPAAEQDDNSTPTRPTSFRTESRGASRSGRAPSMTGTDSARSRSVRSGASTPGSSAVTPGTPPSYSCRTPGSRTPGSHTPKSFSILQEKKVAVIRTPPKSPSSAQRQLKVVNQPLPDLKNVKSKIGSTANLKHQPKGGQQVQIQTKKIDLSHITAKCGSMSNIRHRPGGGNVRIENVKLDFKDKAHAKVGSLDNATHMPGGGNVMIESHKLSFRETAKARVDHGAEIIVTHSPGIETGGTSPRLSSAGSINMLESPQLSTLAQDVTAALAKQGL; encoded by the exons ATGGCAGACGGCAGGCAGCCAGAGGAGCACTGGGCCTCAAACGGCCAGGAGAACAGCGAGAACGGCTACTCCGCCTACAGCTCTGCCTACAGGGAGAATGGTTACCATGGTGGGGCAGCTGCACACCCTGGAACGACAG TGGATGACTCAGCCAATTTgcctccctcccctcccccctCTCCATCCGCTGAGCAGAGTGGGCCCGTGGCACAAG AAGATAAATTAGGGGTTGTCAGTCAATcgcaggatgaggaagaggctCGAGAAGAGCCCAGCACTTACCAGGAGGAAGTGGCATATGAGCAGCCAGGAGAGATGCTCTTAGAAAAGACAGATTATTTAAGAGAGCCCCAGGCTATGGGCTTCCAGGAAGCCCAGACACCTGAGGTTCTGAATGGGGGAAGTCATCAAGGTGAACACAGCCCATCAAAAAaag CCCACCCAGAGGAAAGCATCAGTATGGCAACTTGTGAGTCTGCAATGAAAGAAGATGAACACCATGTGACATTGCTGCACGTGGCTGCTGGCAAGGCAGAACCTGAAAAAGAAGAACTTGCCAGGAATGAACCTCCCCTTCCCGTTGTGACAGAGAAAAATCCCCTTGATACATCTACAAGTCAACAAgccaatgaagaaaaaaaagatgagatcGTCATGCTTTTGGAGTCTAACATAAAAGAGCATGAAGAACTTTTACAGAAAAGGGACCCATCAAATGTAAAGGCAGAAGACGTTGCGGGAATACCAAGTGAATCAGGAGGTCCTTTAAATGAAAGCAAGCAAAAAGTTGAGCTGGTTGAGGCAATaagtgaggaagatgaaaacAGTGGCATACAGAAAGTTGACCAAAGGCAAGAAACGGTAACATTaataccagaaccaggaacGTCTGTAAAAGCCACATCAGATACACTTGAAGAGCCTGATTCGGGATCAAAAACCTACTTTGAGACATCTTCTAAAAGCCATGAAGAGGTGTCACCACAAAGTTATTATGAACTCAGCACAACAGAAGAGAAAACCCTGAGTGGAGAAAATCCAATTGCCCATGAGCAAAGGCTGGAAGAACAGGATAAAAAAGTCAGGACATCACCTTGTAAAAAGACTTCAGAACAAATAAGTCTCTCCGTCAGCACTGCTGTTGGGTCTTCAGCAGGACAAGTGGTGATAGGAGACGAGTCAGGGACCTTCTCAAAAAGCTTGTGTCTGGCCAGTGAAAGCTTTGAATCTGAGGTTTCTCCTTCAACTTCATCTGTGGAGAGTCAGACAGCCTGTTGTCCACCAGCAGTTTCCATTTCCCCAACATCCACTGCATCATCTAAAGAAATACCCACAAGCACAGAAGCACCTTCTGACATGCAAACATCTAGTTTGAAACAATCAGGAAGCCTATCTGATATGTTGGACCTGGCTGGAGTCCTGCCTCAGCCATCACAAGAGAGGAGGGAACTTGACTACATGAGACGAAAGTCAGTGCCTGCCAATGTATCATCCCTGGTGGGGAGTTCTTTGGCCAGGCTTGCCTTGGCAGATGAAACTTCTAGAGGGGAACATCAGCTTGAGAAACTTGGATACTGTGTTTTTAGTGAGTATTCAGCACCCATGCCTTCTCCTGCCGATGTACCCAGTCCTGGAGACTCTCCAAACCAGCATTTCCCTTCAGCAGAGGCTAAAGAGGAAGTTAACCTTGGTGTCATCATGGAAGGTGAACAAgcacaaaaacaagaagaagatcaTAAAGAAATAACCCCTGAAATATCTCAAAAAACAACATTGGAAAAGAAAGGTTCACCAGTGAAGACTTCCTTGATTCTGGAAAAAGCTGTGACAAGTGGAATAAAACCGGATCGCTTAAGAATTCCAAAGACAACTTCAAAAGATCGACTGAATGAATTTCGTCTGGAGACTGGCCTGCCTGGGGACTTAAAGATCCAAGCAATCCCCGAGGTAGATGTTGAAAAGGACCCTTCAAGGGAAGCTTCTCCCATCCCTCCAGACACTTCATTTACTTTCACTCCCACAGAGACTGAAAACAAAGCACCCCTGACTCCCACCACTATGTCTCCAGCTGATGTACCCTCAGAAACTGAAGTCAATACAGAGGACCtaaaaaaagattcaaaatCTGAGAGGATTGATGCCAAACTAGAGTTAGAAAAAGATAAGACACAGTCTGAGCACAAAGATCCAGAAGAAGAAGGTAATCAGCCTGATATGACCACACACTCGGCATCGTCCCATCCTTTACCGGAGaacaaggaaaacaaatatgatgaaataattaaaagtgaGAAAACGGCCAAATTAGAAGGAACAGAAAAGCAAGAGACTTCAAACGCTGCCGACCATCTAAGCACCACAAAGCCTTTCAATAAGAAAGATACTCAAATCCAGTTACAAGAACTGACTCTAGCAGAGAGCTCAACAAAGCCTCAAAAATCCTCCCCAATCATTATTATACCTCAAGCACACATAGAGGaagaagcagaggaagaggatgatgtTGAGATTGAGATTGCTGAAGAGCCTCAAGAGATGATGGAGGCAGCTGAGGAGTCTTTGTGCCCCAAGACAAATCAACCAGAGAAGGGTGAAATTAGAGAAGAGCCAAAGAACGAGCCGGTGAGGTTGATGGTTGGTGATGAGATGCTGGAGGATGATCCAAAGTCTGGAGCCGAAGAATGGAGTCATAGTGCCATAAACAGCGACGATGGGGAGCCTGCAACAGACAGTTCTCACCTCTCTCCATGTTCTGACCATGACTTACCACATCAGACAGAGGAGGGAGGTGAAGATAAAGACTTGgaagtgtttaaaaaagaagaggaaagaaTGATAGCAGAGGATGAAGAATCAAAGAAAGACCAAACAATGGAGAAGGAAGTCAAGAAAGTTGGTTCTGGTATAATAGTTGAGGAACAAgataagaaaatgatggaggaagatgatgagaGATTGGAAAAAGATGTTGAGATTGGTCAGGAAGCAACCGATGAAGCAGCTAATGATGAAACTACCATGGCCGTGTCCATACTTGACACAGACAGTGGCTGGATGGACTCACAAG ATGATGACAAAAGTATTATGACTGAGCAAATTGAAGCTCTTCCTCAGACCCAGAGTTCTACCAGTACACCTGTGGTGGTGGACAGACCTACTAAACGGGGCCCTGGCAGAGGAAGGACCCGCCCCAGCCCCACTGATTGTAAAGTGTCACGCAAAACACCCATCCACCATCCAACAAGAGAagagataaagaagaaaaaag TCGGCCTGAGGAGGGTTGACCAGAATAAGGTGTCAGCCCTCCAAAGTCGCTCTCCATCTCGAAAGAGTGGAGCCAAAGTGGCAGCCAGACATCCTAGGCCTGCTCTGCTTCATGGCTCTGCTAGACGCAAGGCCACAG GTATGGAACACCATCAACCCCTAAGTGTGGCCCCGCAGTCCAGAGAGAGGCCCACT GAGAGAACGTACCGCAGCCCAGAGAAGAGGTCATCTCTCCCCAGGCCGGCCAAGTCTCTGACTCGCCACATCCCTGCTGCTGAACAAGATGACAACAGCACCCCCACCAGGCCAACCT CATTCCGAACTGAGTCCAGAGGGGCCAGCAGGTCTGGAAGAGCCCCTAGTATGACAG GCACAGACTCAGCCCGTTCCCGGTCAGTCCGCAGCGGCGCCTCCACCCCAGGCTCATCCGCCGTCACACCCGGCACACCCCCAAGCTACTCCTGCCGCACCCCTGGCTCCCGCACGCCTGGCAGCCATACGCCCAAGTCCTTCAGCATCCTCCAGGAAAAGAAGGTGGCAGTGATCCGGACACCGCCCAAGTCACCATCCTCCGCCCAGCGGCAGCTGAAGGTTGTCAATCAACCTCTGCCTGACCTGAAGAATGTAAAGTCCAAGATCGGATCCACTGCCAACCTAAAGCATCAGCCAAAAGGAGGACAG CAGGTCCAAATCCAAACCAAGAAGATCGACTTAAGCCACATCACCGCCAAATGTGGCTCCATGTCCAACATTCGCCACAGACCAG GGGGAGGTAATGTACGGATTGAGAACGTGAAGCTGGATTTTAAAGATAAGGCCCACGCCAAGGTTGGCTCCCTGGACAATGCCACCCATATGCCTGGAGGGGGAAATGTAATg ATTGAAAGTCACAAGCTGAGCTTCCGGGAAACGGCGAAAGCTCGTGTGGACCATGGCGCAGAAATCATTGTCACCCACTCCCCCGGCATCGAGACAGGAGGCACCTCCCCTCGTCTGTCCTCTGCCGGCAGCATCAACATGTTGGAGTCGCCTCAGCTCTCCACACTGGCGCAGGATGTCACTGCTGCCCTGGCCAAGCAAGGCTTATGA
- the LOC121635451 gene encoding microtubule-associated protein 2-like isoform X2, whose product MADGRQPEEHWASNGQENSENGYSAYSSAYRENGYHGGAAAHPGTTVDDSANLPPSPPPSPSAEQSGPVAQEDKLGVVSQSQDEEEAREEPSTYQEEVAYEQPGEMLLEKTDYLREPQAMGFQEAQTPEVLNGGSHQGEHSPSKKAHPEESISMATCESAMKEDEHHVTLLHVAAGKAEPEKEELARNEPPLPVVTEKNPLDTSTSQQANEEKKDEIVMLLESNIKEHEELLQKRDPSNVKAEDVAGIPSESGGPLNESKQKVELVEAISEEDENSGIQKVDQRQETVTLIPEPGTSVKATSDTLEEPDSGSKTYFETSSKSHEEVSPQSYYELSTTEEKTLSGENPIAHEQRLEEQDKKVRTSPCKKTSEQISLSVSTAVGSSAGQVVIGDESGTFSKSLCLASESFESEVSPSTSSVESQTACCPPAVSISPTSTASSKEIPTSTEAPSDMQTSSLKQSGSLSDMLDLAGVLPQPSQERRELDYMRRKSVPANVSSLVGSSLARLALADETSRGEHQLEKLGYCVFSEYSAPMPSPADVPSPGDSPNQHFPSAEAKEEVNLGVIMEGEQAQKQEEDHKEITPEISQKTTLEKKGSPVKTSLILEKAVTSGIKPDRLRIPKTTSKDRLNEFRLETGLPGDLKIQAIPEVDVEKDPSREASPIPPDTSFTFTPTETENKAPLTPTTMSPADVPSETEVNTEDLKKDSKSERIDAKLELEKDKTQSEHKDPEEEGNQPDMTTHSASSHPLPENKENKYDEIIKSEKTAKLEGTEKQETSNAADHLSTTKPFNKKDTQIQLQELTLAESSTKPQKSSPIIIIPQAHIEEEAEEEDDVEIEIAEEPQEMMEAAEESLCPKTNQPEKGEIREEPKNEPVRLMVGDEMLEDDPKSGAEEWSHSAINSDDGEPATDSSHLSPCSDHDLPHQTEEGGEDKDLEVFKKEEERMIAEDEESKKDQTMEKEVKKVGSGIIVEEQDKKMMEEDDERLEKDVEIGQEATDEAANDETTMAVSILDTDSGWMDSQDDDKSIMTEQIEALPQTQSSTSTPVVVDRPTKRGPGRGRTRPSPTDCKVSRKTPIHHPTREEIKKKKVGLRRVDQNKVSALQSRSPSRKSGAKVAARHPRPALLHGSARRKATGMEHHQPLSVAPQSRERPTERTYRSPEKRSSLPRPAKSLTRHIPAAEQDDNSTPTRPTSFRTESRGASRSGRAPSMTGTDSARSRSVRSGASTPGSSAVTPGTPPSYSCRTPGSRTPGSHTPKSFSILQEKKVAVIRTPPKSPSSAQRQLKVVNQPLPDLKNVKSKIGSTANLKHQPKGGQVMIPSVKLDFSHVQSKCGSLDKVHHTAGGGHVQIQTKKIDLSHITAKCGSMSNIRHRPGGGNVRIENVKLDFKDKAHAKVGSLDNATHMPGGGNVMIESHKLSFRETAKARVDHGAEIIVTHSPGIETGGTSPRLSSAGSINMLESPQLSTLAQDVTAALAKQGL is encoded by the exons ATGGCAGACGGCAGGCAGCCAGAGGAGCACTGGGCCTCAAACGGCCAGGAGAACAGCGAGAACGGCTACTCCGCCTACAGCTCTGCCTACAGGGAGAATGGTTACCATGGTGGGGCAGCTGCACACCCTGGAACGACAG TGGATGACTCAGCCAATTTgcctccctcccctcccccctCTCCATCCGCTGAGCAGAGTGGGCCCGTGGCACAAG AAGATAAATTAGGGGTTGTCAGTCAATcgcaggatgaggaagaggctCGAGAAGAGCCCAGCACTTACCAGGAGGAAGTGGCATATGAGCAGCCAGGAGAGATGCTCTTAGAAAAGACAGATTATTTAAGAGAGCCCCAGGCTATGGGCTTCCAGGAAGCCCAGACACCTGAGGTTCTGAATGGGGGAAGTCATCAAGGTGAACACAGCCCATCAAAAAaag CCCACCCAGAGGAAAGCATCAGTATGGCAACTTGTGAGTCTGCAATGAAAGAAGATGAACACCATGTGACATTGCTGCACGTGGCTGCTGGCAAGGCAGAACCTGAAAAAGAAGAACTTGCCAGGAATGAACCTCCCCTTCCCGTTGTGACAGAGAAAAATCCCCTTGATACATCTACAAGTCAACAAgccaatgaagaaaaaaaagatgagatcGTCATGCTTTTGGAGTCTAACATAAAAGAGCATGAAGAACTTTTACAGAAAAGGGACCCATCAAATGTAAAGGCAGAAGACGTTGCGGGAATACCAAGTGAATCAGGAGGTCCTTTAAATGAAAGCAAGCAAAAAGTTGAGCTGGTTGAGGCAATaagtgaggaagatgaaaacAGTGGCATACAGAAAGTTGACCAAAGGCAAGAAACGGTAACATTaataccagaaccaggaacGTCTGTAAAAGCCACATCAGATACACTTGAAGAGCCTGATTCGGGATCAAAAACCTACTTTGAGACATCTTCTAAAAGCCATGAAGAGGTGTCACCACAAAGTTATTATGAACTCAGCACAACAGAAGAGAAAACCCTGAGTGGAGAAAATCCAATTGCCCATGAGCAAAGGCTGGAAGAACAGGATAAAAAAGTCAGGACATCACCTTGTAAAAAGACTTCAGAACAAATAAGTCTCTCCGTCAGCACTGCTGTTGGGTCTTCAGCAGGACAAGTGGTGATAGGAGACGAGTCAGGGACCTTCTCAAAAAGCTTGTGTCTGGCCAGTGAAAGCTTTGAATCTGAGGTTTCTCCTTCAACTTCATCTGTGGAGAGTCAGACAGCCTGTTGTCCACCAGCAGTTTCCATTTCCCCAACATCCACTGCATCATCTAAAGAAATACCCACAAGCACAGAAGCACCTTCTGACATGCAAACATCTAGTTTGAAACAATCAGGAAGCCTATCTGATATGTTGGACCTGGCTGGAGTCCTGCCTCAGCCATCACAAGAGAGGAGGGAACTTGACTACATGAGACGAAAGTCAGTGCCTGCCAATGTATCATCCCTGGTGGGGAGTTCTTTGGCCAGGCTTGCCTTGGCAGATGAAACTTCTAGAGGGGAACATCAGCTTGAGAAACTTGGATACTGTGTTTTTAGTGAGTATTCAGCACCCATGCCTTCTCCTGCCGATGTACCCAGTCCTGGAGACTCTCCAAACCAGCATTTCCCTTCAGCAGAGGCTAAAGAGGAAGTTAACCTTGGTGTCATCATGGAAGGTGAACAAgcacaaaaacaagaagaagatcaTAAAGAAATAACCCCTGAAATATCTCAAAAAACAACATTGGAAAAGAAAGGTTCACCAGTGAAGACTTCCTTGATTCTGGAAAAAGCTGTGACAAGTGGAATAAAACCGGATCGCTTAAGAATTCCAAAGACAACTTCAAAAGATCGACTGAATGAATTTCGTCTGGAGACTGGCCTGCCTGGGGACTTAAAGATCCAAGCAATCCCCGAGGTAGATGTTGAAAAGGACCCTTCAAGGGAAGCTTCTCCCATCCCTCCAGACACTTCATTTACTTTCACTCCCACAGAGACTGAAAACAAAGCACCCCTGACTCCCACCACTATGTCTCCAGCTGATGTACCCTCAGAAACTGAAGTCAATACAGAGGACCtaaaaaaagattcaaaatCTGAGAGGATTGATGCCAAACTAGAGTTAGAAAAAGATAAGACACAGTCTGAGCACAAAGATCCAGAAGAAGAAGGTAATCAGCCTGATATGACCACACACTCGGCATCGTCCCATCCTTTACCGGAGaacaaggaaaacaaatatgatgaaataattaaaagtgaGAAAACGGCCAAATTAGAAGGAACAGAAAAGCAAGAGACTTCAAACGCTGCCGACCATCTAAGCACCACAAAGCCTTTCAATAAGAAAGATACTCAAATCCAGTTACAAGAACTGACTCTAGCAGAGAGCTCAACAAAGCCTCAAAAATCCTCCCCAATCATTATTATACCTCAAGCACACATAGAGGaagaagcagaggaagaggatgatgtTGAGATTGAGATTGCTGAAGAGCCTCAAGAGATGATGGAGGCAGCTGAGGAGTCTTTGTGCCCCAAGACAAATCAACCAGAGAAGGGTGAAATTAGAGAAGAGCCAAAGAACGAGCCGGTGAGGTTGATGGTTGGTGATGAGATGCTGGAGGATGATCCAAAGTCTGGAGCCGAAGAATGGAGTCATAGTGCCATAAACAGCGACGATGGGGAGCCTGCAACAGACAGTTCTCACCTCTCTCCATGTTCTGACCATGACTTACCACATCAGACAGAGGAGGGAGGTGAAGATAAAGACTTGgaagtgtttaaaaaagaagaggaaagaaTGATAGCAGAGGATGAAGAATCAAAGAAAGACCAAACAATGGAGAAGGAAGTCAAGAAAGTTGGTTCTGGTATAATAGTTGAGGAACAAgataagaaaatgatggaggaagatgatgagaGATTGGAAAAAGATGTTGAGATTGGTCAGGAAGCAACCGATGAAGCAGCTAATGATGAAACTACCATGGCCGTGTCCATACTTGACACAGACAGTGGCTGGATGGACTCACAAG ATGATGACAAAAGTATTATGACTGAGCAAATTGAAGCTCTTCCTCAGACCCAGAGTTCTACCAGTACACCTGTGGTGGTGGACAGACCTACTAAACGGGGCCCTGGCAGAGGAAGGACCCGCCCCAGCCCCACTGATTGTAAAGTGTCACGCAAAACACCCATCCACCATCCAACAAGAGAagagataaagaagaaaaaag TCGGCCTGAGGAGGGTTGACCAGAATAAGGTGTCAGCCCTCCAAAGTCGCTCTCCATCTCGAAAGAGTGGAGCCAAAGTGGCAGCCAGACATCCTAGGCCTGCTCTGCTTCATGGCTCTGCTAGACGCAAGGCCACAG GTATGGAACACCATCAACCCCTAAGTGTGGCCCCGCAGTCCAGAGAGAGGCCCACT GAGAGAACGTACCGCAGCCCAGAGAAGAGGTCATCTCTCCCCAGGCCGGCCAAGTCTCTGACTCGCCACATCCCTGCTGCTGAACAAGATGACAACAGCACCCCCACCAGGCCAACCT CATTCCGAACTGAGTCCAGAGGGGCCAGCAGGTCTGGAAGAGCCCCTAGTATGACAG GCACAGACTCAGCCCGTTCCCGGTCAGTCCGCAGCGGCGCCTCCACCCCAGGCTCATCCGCCGTCACACCCGGCACACCCCCAAGCTACTCCTGCCGCACCCCTGGCTCCCGCACGCCTGGCAGCCATACGCCCAAGTCCTTCAGCATCCTCCAGGAAAAGAAGGTGGCAGTGATCCGGACACCGCCCAAGTCACCATCCTCCGCCCAGCGGCAGCTGAAGGTTGTCAATCAACCTCTGCCTGACCTGAAGAATGTAAAGTCCAAGATCGGATCCACTGCCAACCTAAAGCATCAGCCAAAAGGAGGACAG GTCATGATTCCAAGTGTTAAGCTGGACTTTAGCCATGTTCAATCCAAGTGTGGTTCCCTGGACAAAGTCCACCACACAGCAGGCGGGGGACAT GTCCAAATCCAAACCAAGAAGATCGACTTAAGCCACATCACCGCCAAATGTGGCTCCATGTCCAACATTCGCCACAGACCAG GGGGAGGTAATGTACGGATTGAGAACGTGAAGCTGGATTTTAAAGATAAGGCCCACGCCAAGGTTGGCTCCCTGGACAATGCCACCCATATGCCTGGAGGGGGAAATGTAATg ATTGAAAGTCACAAGCTGAGCTTCCGGGAAACGGCGAAAGCTCGTGTGGACCATGGCGCAGAAATCATTGTCACCCACTCCCCCGGCATCGAGACAGGAGGCACCTCCCCTCGTCTGTCCTCTGCCGGCAGCATCAACATGTTGGAGTCGCCTCAGCTCTCCACACTGGCGCAGGATGTCACTGCTGCCCTGGCCAAGCAAGGCTTATGA